The following coding sequences lie in one Apium graveolens cultivar Ventura chromosome 3, ASM990537v1, whole genome shotgun sequence genomic window:
- the LOC141713171 gene encoding vacuolar protein-sorting-associated protein 11 homolog: MYQWRKFDFFEDKYGGKTSISDQLTGGVNCCSSGRGKIVVGCDDGTVALLDRGFKYNYGFQAHTSSVLFLQHLKQRNFLVSVGEDEEISSKLPVVCLKVFDLDKPPNPEGPSTSSLDCIQILRIFTKQFREAKITSFLVLEEAAPILLIAIGLDNGCIYCIQGDIAREHIKRFTLQVETTSNNISQLSITGLGFRVDDQSLQLFAVTPSSVSLFNLATQPRFRQSLDHIGCGINSVAMNDRLELIVGRPEAVYFYDVDGRGPCWAFEGEKKFVGWFRGYLLCVIEDHRTGTNTFNVYDLKNRLIAHSIAIKEVSHMLFEWGNVILIMTDKSVLCIGEKDMESKLDMLFKKNLYTVAINLVQSQQDNAAATAEVLRKYADHLYSKQEYDEAMSQYIHTIGHLEPSYVIQKFLDAQRIYNLTKYLEKLHEKELASKDHTTLLLNCYTKLKDVEKLNVFIKSEDGELKFDVETAIKVCRAANYHEHAMYVAKKAGKHEWYLKILLEDLGSYEEALLYISSLEPSQAGVTVKEYGKTLIEHKPVQTIEILMKLCTEEDKASKRKASRGTYISMLPSPVDFLNIFVHHPLSLMDFLEKYANKVKDSPAQIEINNTLLELYLSSDSNFPSPLQVDVQENIDVRAEGSSTDVAPNVISIEEGKDLKRVEECERFQKGLRLLKDAWPADQENPMYDVDLAIILCEMNGFREGLQHLYEKMKLYKEVIACYMQAHDHKGLIACCKRLGDSGVGGDPSLWADLLNYFGELGEECSKDVKEVLSYIEKDNILPPIIVLQTLSRNPCLTLSVVKDYIARKLDQESKLIDEIRRATEKYQEETLAMRKEIHDLKTNARIFQLSKCTTCTFTLDLPAIHFMCMHSFHQRCVGDNEKECPECAPEYKSVQEMKKRLEHNSTSQDQFFQEIKSSKDGFSVIAEYFGKGLISKTAVGSG, encoded by the exons ATGTACCAATGGAGAAAATTCGACTTCTTCGAGGACAAGTACGGCGGCAAAACCTCGATTTCCGACCAACTTACTGGCGGAGTAAACTGCTGTTCTAGCGGTAGAGGAAAGATCGTGGTCGGATGTGACGACGGCACCGTAGCTTTGCTAGATCGTGGATTTAAATATAATTATGGCTTTCAAGCTCACACTTCTTCTGTCCTCTTTCTCCAACACCTCAAG CAAAGGAACTTTCTCGTGAGTGTAGGTGAAGATGAAGAAATATCTTCAAAACTGCCAGTTGTTTGCCTGAAAGTGTTTGATCTTGATAAACCTCCCAATCCCGAGGGCCCGAGCACATCGAGTCTTGATTGTATACAGATATTGCGAATATTCACTAAACAGTTTCGTGAAGCTAAG ATAACATCATTTTTAGTTCTAGAGGAAGCTGCACCAATATTACTCATCGCCATTGGATTAGACAACGGTTGCATTTACTGTATTCAAGGGGACATTGCACGTGAGCATATAAAGAGATTCACACTTCAAGTTGAGACTACCTCTAATAATATTAGCCAGTTGTCAATAACAGGCCTTGGATTCCGAGTCGATGATCAATCTCTTCAACTATTTGCTGTCACTCCATCTTCAGTAAGCTTGTTTAACTTGGCAACCCAACCGAGATTTCGTCAAAGCTTGGATCATATTGGATGCGGCATCAATAGTGTTGCAATGAATGATCGCTTG GAGCTGATTGTGGGTCGACCAGAGGCTGTATACTTCTATGATGTTGATGGTCGGGGTCCTTGTTGGGCCTTTGAGGGAGAAAAGAAATTCGTTGGGTGGTTCCGTGGATACCTCTTATGCGTTATTGAAGATCACAGAACTGGCACGAATACCTTTAATGTGTATGACTTGAAAAATAGGCTAATTGCACATAGTATAGCCATAAAAGAAGTTTCTCACATGCTTTTCGAATGGGGTAACGTGATACTTATCATGACAGACAAATCAGTCTTATGTATTGGAGAAAAGGACATGGAAAGCAAGTTAGACATGCTTTTTAAAAAGAATCTATATACTGTAGCCATTAATCTTGTTCAAAGTCAACAAGATAATGCTGCTGCAACTGCTGAGGTGCtaaggaagtatgcagatcacTTATATAGCAAACAAGAGTATGATGAGGCTATGTCTCAGTACATACACACCATTGGTCATCTTGAACCTTCGTATGTAATACAGAAATTTTTAGATGCACAGAGAATTTACAACCTTACCAAGTACTTGGAAAAGCTGCACGAGAAGGAACTTGCTTCTAAAGACCATACTACTCTCCTGTTGAATTGTTATACCAAATTAAAAGATGTTGAAAAGCTGAATGTTTTTATAAAAAGCGAAGATGGAGAGCTAAAATTTGATGTGGAAACTGCAATAAAGGTCTGTCGAGCTGCCAATTATCATGAGCACGCAATGTATGTTGCAAAGAAGGCTGGAAAGCATGAGTGGTACTTAAAGATCTTACTTGAAGACCTGGGTAGTTATGAAGAAGCATTACTATATATTTCAAGTCTTGAACCAAGTCAAGCTGGGGTTACAGTAAAAGAGTACGGGAAAACACTCATAGAACACAAACCAGTGCAAACTATTGAGATACTCATGAAGCTTTGCACAGAGGAAGATAAAGCATCCAAAAGAAAAGCTTCAAGAGGCACATATATATCTATGCTGCCATCTCCCGTTGATTTTCTTAACATCTTtgtccatcatccactttcacTAATGGACTTTCTTGAGAAATACGCCAACAAAGTAAAGGATTCACCAGCTCAAATAGAAATTAATAACACGCTATTGGAGTTATACTTATCTAGTGACTCAAATTTTCCATCACCCTTGCAAGTTGATGTACAAGAAAATATTGATGTCAGAGCTGAGGGGTCATCAACAGATGTTGCACCTAATGTGATATCTATTGAAGAGGGAAAGGACCTAAAAAGGGTAGAAGAATGCGAGAGATTTCAAAAGGGGCTTCGGTTACTAAAGGATGCGTGGCCAGCAGATCAGGAGAATCCTATGTATGATGTTGATCTTGCTATAATTCTTTGTGAAATGAATGGTTTTAGAGAAGGACTCCAACATCTGTATGAGAAGATGAAACTTTATAAAGAAGTGATTGCTTGTTACATGCAAGCGCATGATCATAAGGGTTTAATTGCATGCTGCAAGAGACTTGGAGACTCTGGCGTTGGAGGTGACCCATCTCTCTGGGCAGATTTGTTGAACTATTTTGGTGAACTTGGAGAAGAGTGTTCCAAAGACGTTAAAGAAGTTTTATCTTATATTGAAAAAGATAATATCTTACCTCCAATTATAGTTCTTCAAACTCTGTCAAGAAATCCCTGTCTCACTCTATCTGTCGTTAAAGATTACATAGCTCGAAAGCTGGACCAGGAATCAAAACTAATTGACGAGATTCGCAGAGCAACAGAAAAGTATCAG GAGGAAACATTAGCAATGAGAAAAGAAATCCATGATCTGAAGACTAATGCCAGAATCTTCCAGCTTAGTAAGTGCACTACTTGCACTTTCACCCTCGACTTACCTGCCATCCACTTTATGTGCATGCACTCATTCCATCAGCGTTGTGTTGGGGATAATGAAAAAGAGTGTCCAGAATGTGCTCCTGAGTACAAATCTGTACAAGAAATGAAGAAAAGGTTGGAGCACAATTCTACAAGTCAAGATCAGTTCTTTCAAGAAATTAAGAGTTCAAAAGATGGGTTTTCTGTGATTGCTGAGTATTTCGGGAAGGGGCTAATTAGCAAAACAGCAGTTGGGTCTGGCTAA